The following proteins are co-located in the Phoenix dactylifera cultivar Barhee BC4 unplaced genomic scaffold, palm_55x_up_171113_PBpolish2nd_filt_p 000077F, whole genome shotgun sequence genome:
- the LOC103715083 gene encoding translationally-controlled tumor protein homolog isoform X1, producing the protein MIVYQDLLSGDELLSDSFPYKEIENGMLWEVEGKWVVQGAVNVDIGANPSAEGGEEEGVDDQAQKVVDIVDTFRLQEQPAFDKKQFVTYMKRYIKQLTPKLDEEKQELFKKHIEGATKYLLSKLSDLQFFVGESLHDDGSMVFAYYKEGATDPTFLYFAYGLKEVKC; encoded by the exons GTGACGAGCTCCTCTCAGACTCGTTCCCATACAAGGAAATCGAAAATGGAATGCTGTGGGAAGTTGAGGGGAAG TGGGTTGTTCAAGGAGCTGTAAATGTAGACATTGGTGCTAATCCTTCTGCTGAAGGTGGTGAAGAAGAAGGGGTTGATGATCAGGCTCAGAAGGTGGTTGATATTGTTGACACCTTCCGCCTTCAG GAACAACCTGCCTTTGACAAGAAGCAATTTGTGACTTATATGAAGCGTTATATTAAGCAATTGACACCCAAGCTGGATGAGGAGAAGCAGGAGCTCTTTAAGAAGCACATTGAGGGAGCTACGAAGTATTTACTCTCGAAGCTCAGTGACCTACAATT TTTTGTGGGCGAGAGCTTGCATGACGATGGTAGCATGGTCTTTGCATACTACAAGGAGGGAGCCACTGATCCAACATTTTTGTACTTTGCCTATGGATTGAAGGAGGTCAAGTGCTAA
- the LOC103715083 gene encoding translationally-controlled tumor protein homolog isoform X2 — MIVYQDLLSGDELLSDSFPYKEIENGMLWEVEGKWVVQGAVNVDIGANPSAEGGEEEGVDDQAQKVVDIVDTFRLQEQPAFDKKQFVTYMKRYIKQLTPKLDEEKQELFKKHIEGATKYLLSKLSDLQLYSSLLRSRYQPPSRMDVARQKFCGRELA; from the exons GTGACGAGCTCCTCTCAGACTCGTTCCCATACAAGGAAATCGAAAATGGAATGCTGTGGGAAGTTGAGGGGAAG TGGGTTGTTCAAGGAGCTGTAAATGTAGACATTGGTGCTAATCCTTCTGCTGAAGGTGGTGAAGAAGAAGGGGTTGATGATCAGGCTCAGAAGGTGGTTGATATTGTTGACACCTTCCGCCTTCAG GAACAACCTGCCTTTGACAAGAAGCAATTTGTGACTTATATGAAGCGTTATATTAAGCAATTGACACCCAAGCTGGATGAGGAGAAGCAGGAGCTCTTTAAGAAGCACATTGAGGGAGCTACGAAGTATTTACTCTCGAAGCTCAGTGACCTACAATT ATATTCCAGCCTTTTGAGGTCAAGGTACCAACCTCCCAGCAGAATGGATGTTGCCAGGCAGAAG TTTTGTGGGCGAGAGCTTGCATGA